A window from Streptomyces sp. NBC_00271 encodes these proteins:
- a CDS encoding SseB family protein, protein MYGYDQNAGAQQQYAPPQQQMPGGYGQQPPLYPEPSPPSLADAVRAFTTGSMSAEDFQQVFATSKVYCPRGDNPGFLALHNTQQPVIPMFTSLKELRRYAGKESKYFVITGAEVIDLLPTGYGFVVDMEGEHRMVFDAKAVEQMVDFAMRRMYG, encoded by the coding sequence ATGTACGGCTACGACCAGAATGCGGGCGCCCAGCAGCAGTACGCCCCGCCGCAGCAGCAGATGCCCGGCGGTTACGGCCAGCAGCCGCCGCTCTACCCCGAGCCGTCCCCGCCCTCGCTGGCGGACGCGGTGCGGGCGTTCACCACGGGATCGATGTCCGCGGAGGACTTTCAGCAGGTCTTCGCGACGTCGAAGGTCTACTGTCCGCGCGGCGACAACCCCGGATTCCTGGCGCTGCACAACACCCAGCAGCCGGTCATCCCGATGTTCACCTCGCTCAAGGAGCTGCGCCGGTACGCCGGCAAGGAGTCCAAGTACTTCGTGATCACCGGCGCCGAGGTGATCGACCTGCTCCCCACCGGTTACGGCTTCGTCGTCGACATGGAGGGGGAGCACCGTATGGTCTTCGACGCGAAGGCCGTGGAGCAGATGGTGGACTTCGCCATGCGCCGTATGTACGGCTAG
- a CDS encoding pirin family protein: MPAVTVENPLTLPRVVAPADAVDRPVLTVTTAPSGFEGEGFPVRRAFAGINYRHLDPFIMMDQMGEVEYAPGEPKGTPWHPHRGFETVTYIIDGIFDHQDSNGGGGTITNGDTQWMTAGAGLLHIEAPPESLVMSGGLFHGLQLWVNLPAKDKMMAPRYQDIRGGSVQLLSTPDGGALLRVIAGELDGHQGPGITHTPITMVHATLAPGAEMTLPWREDFNGLAYVLAGRGSVGTGRRPVHTGQTAVFGAGGSLTVRADEKQDANTPDLEVVLLGGQPIREPMAHYGPFVMNTREELQQAFEDFQKGRLGTVPAVHGMSEGGI, encoded by the coding sequence ATGCCTGCAGTGACCGTCGAGAACCCGCTGACCCTTCCCCGTGTGGTCGCGCCGGCCGACGCCGTGGACCGTCCCGTGCTCACCGTGACGACCGCGCCCAGCGGCTTCGAGGGTGAGGGCTTCCCGGTCCGCCGTGCGTTCGCCGGGATCAACTACCGCCACCTCGACCCGTTCATCATGATGGACCAGATGGGCGAGGTGGAGTACGCGCCGGGCGAGCCCAAGGGCACCCCTTGGCACCCCCACCGCGGCTTCGAGACCGTGACCTACATCATCGATGGCATCTTCGACCACCAGGACTCCAACGGTGGTGGTGGCACCATCACCAACGGCGACACCCAGTGGATGACCGCGGGCGCCGGCCTCCTGCACATCGAGGCCCCGCCGGAGTCGCTCGTCATGTCCGGCGGCCTCTTCCACGGCCTCCAGCTGTGGGTGAACCTCCCGGCCAAGGACAAGATGATGGCCCCCCGCTACCAGGACATCCGCGGCGGCTCGGTCCAGCTGCTGAGCACCCCCGACGGCGGCGCGCTGCTGCGCGTCATCGCCGGTGAGCTCGACGGGCACCAGGGTCCCGGCATCACGCACACGCCGATCACCATGGTCCACGCGACCCTGGCGCCCGGCGCCGAGATGACCCTCCCGTGGCGCGAGGACTTCAACGGTCTCGCGTACGTCCTCGCCGGACGCGGCAGCGTCGGTACGGGACGTCGACCGGTCCACACCGGCCAGACCGCCGTCTTCGGCGCGGGCGGCTCGCTGACCGTCCGCGCGGACGAGAAGCAGGACGCGAACACGCCGGACCTCGAGGTCGTCCTGCTCGGCGGACAGCCGATCCGCGAGCCCATGGCCCACTACGGCCCCTTCGTGATGAACACCCGCGAGGAGCTGCAGCAGGCCTTCGAGGACTTCCAGAAGGGCCGCCTGGGCACCGTTCCGGCGGTGCACGGAATGTCCGAGGGCGGGATCTGA
- a CDS encoding AI-2E family transporter — MQLLPEGARRLAAWCAVILLVAGVAWVGIRLCGEFRTAVVPVLLALLGTALLGPMHRRLVDVGVNRSLAAGLTCVAVVVVVGGAVYIVVAALIDSGDQIIASLRLAARSVTEHFGAAGTSLDDLAAHAKDLLTKFGGTAASNVISGVSVVGESIAMAVLALLLVFFFLRDSHRVVGLLRSLAPHGTADTVEAMARRAFDGVQGFMRGTTVIALIDALCITIGLLILRVPGAVGLGALVFVGAYIPYLGAFLSGAVAVLVALADRGFVIALWALGVVLAVQVLEGHVLQPVIQSRTVQMHPAVVMLAITAGASVAGILGMLLAVPLTAAGFGVLAELRSHYESASPSPPASPSPPDASSPPDAS, encoded by the coding sequence GTGCAGCTACTCCCCGAGGGCGCCCGGCGGCTGGCCGCCTGGTGCGCCGTGATCCTGCTCGTCGCCGGTGTGGCGTGGGTCGGGATCCGGCTGTGCGGGGAGTTCCGCACGGCGGTCGTGCCCGTGCTGCTCGCGCTCCTCGGTACCGCGCTGCTCGGGCCGATGCACCGGCGGCTGGTGGACGTCGGGGTCAACCGGTCGCTGGCCGCGGGGCTCACCTGTGTCGCGGTGGTCGTGGTCGTCGGCGGCGCCGTCTACATCGTGGTCGCCGCGCTCATCGACAGCGGGGACCAGATCATCGCCTCGCTCAGGCTGGCCGCGCGGTCCGTCACCGAGCACTTCGGTGCGGCGGGCACCTCGCTCGACGACCTCGCCGCCCATGCCAAGGACCTGCTGACCAAGTTCGGCGGGACGGCCGCGTCCAACGTCATCAGTGGCGTGAGCGTGGTGGGTGAGTCCATCGCCATGGCCGTACTGGCCCTGCTGCTCGTCTTCTTCTTCCTCCGCGACTCCCACCGCGTCGTCGGGCTGCTGCGCTCGCTGGCGCCGCACGGCACCGCGGACACGGTGGAGGCCATGGCCCGCCGCGCCTTCGACGGTGTCCAGGGCTTCATGCGCGGGACCACGGTGATCGCCCTGATCGACGCCCTGTGCATCACGATCGGCCTGCTGATCCTGCGCGTCCCGGGCGCGGTCGGGCTCGGTGCGCTGGTCTTCGTGGGGGCGTACATCCCCTACCTCGGCGCGTTCCTCTCCGGCGCGGTGGCCGTGCTGGTCGCGCTCGCCGACCGGGGGTTCGTGATCGCGCTGTGGGCGCTCGGGGTCGTGCTCGCCGTGCAGGTCCTCGAAGGGCATGTGCTGCAGCCGGTGATCCAGAGCCGGACCGTGCAGATGCATCCGGCGGTGGTGATGCTGGCGATCACGGCGGGCGCGTCCGTCGCGGGCATCCTGGGCATGCTGCTCGCCGTACCGCTGACGGCCGCCGGGTTCGGGGTCCTCGCGGAGCTACGGAGCCACTACGAGTCGGCCTCCCCGTCTCCACCGGCCTCCCCGTCCCCACCGGACGCCTCGTCTCCACCGGACGCCTCGTAG
- a CDS encoding SpoIIE family protein phosphatase → MRTGEPLPAVGDVLAALATGVWRWDNAHGQVTVDAEAARLLGLPAERTTVTEVAMRSRFHPADWNEVVSVVQLAVAEDTLAEVRLRIMDEHGRVIRTVRSRSKPTVDPETGEFMLFGTLQEVTETSGATAARTPLTGDWRRSREAFLLDAGRALAEARSTAEVLRVAAGLSMPGFTPDGLAVFGVDGDRLTVVGHHGQKPGDEGPFTHMSLATDYPAAEVVRTGRAVYLSSPNDYKERYPVSWPLAEHFGRESWAFLPLTVAGRTMGAWMAAFTYPVSFTPDERSVLTTVARMLAQALSRAVAAETERELTDGLQRSMMPTLGPQMPGMGVAARYVPTGGGLQVGGDWYDVIPLPSGRFALVIGDVQGHDVRAAGLMGQLRIALRAYASEGHRPDAVLSRASRFLCGITDSVTYGSTGESGGNTSDPRFATCLYVEVDPATGILDFARAGHPDPAIRMADGTVLIRPTAGGLPLGIDPDADYPTTRLALEPGETMLLCTDGLIETGGHDLDTGWRRIRHILESHDGDMEELADALVQGVHGPSSHHTPGPLADRREDDIAVLLLSRQGKEDGDTVEALLSPSVRRTALTVAQAEPERISGARRQLHEMLHDWASDDQRDSAVLLVSEMLTNVLVHTDADALLVAEVTGGAGDRRMRVEVTDASDDLPHRRHPGELASSGRGLMLVEFLADAWGVDPRGEGKSIWFEFYEASGGDEASGGDGEAGGDGEADS, encoded by the coding sequence ATGCGCACTGGTGAGCCCCTGCCCGCCGTAGGGGACGTACTGGCCGCCCTTGCGACCGGCGTGTGGCGCTGGGACAACGCACACGGGCAGGTCACCGTCGACGCCGAGGCCGCCCGGCTCCTCGGGTTGCCCGCGGAAAGGACGACGGTCACCGAGGTGGCCATGCGCTCCCGGTTCCACCCGGCCGACTGGAACGAGGTCGTCAGCGTCGTACAGCTCGCCGTCGCCGAGGACACGCTCGCCGAGGTCCGGCTGCGGATCATGGACGAGCACGGGCGGGTGATCCGTACCGTGCGCAGCCGCTCCAAGCCGACCGTCGACCCCGAGACCGGGGAGTTCATGCTGTTCGGCACCCTCCAGGAGGTCACCGAGACCTCGGGGGCCACCGCCGCGCGCACCCCGCTCACCGGTGACTGGCGACGCTCGCGCGAGGCGTTCCTGCTGGACGCGGGGCGGGCGCTGGCCGAGGCGCGGTCCACGGCGGAGGTACTGCGGGTCGCGGCAGGGCTGTCGATGCCGGGGTTCACACCGGACGGGCTGGCCGTCTTCGGCGTGGACGGAGACCGGCTCACCGTCGTCGGCCACCACGGGCAGAAGCCGGGAGACGAGGGCCCCTTCACCCATATGTCCCTGGCCACCGACTACCCGGCCGCGGAGGTCGTCCGCACGGGCCGCGCCGTCTATCTCTCCTCCCCGAACGACTACAAGGAGCGCTATCCGGTCTCCTGGCCGCTCGCCGAACACTTCGGGCGGGAGTCCTGGGCCTTTCTGCCGCTGACCGTCGCCGGACGCACGATGGGCGCATGGATGGCGGCCTTCACCTACCCCGTCAGCTTCACGCCCGACGAGCGTTCCGTGCTGACGACCGTGGCCCGGATGCTCGCGCAGGCCCTCTCCCGGGCCGTGGCCGCCGAGACGGAGCGGGAACTCACCGACGGCCTGCAGCGCTCGATGATGCCCACCCTCGGCCCGCAGATGCCGGGCATGGGGGTCGCCGCGCGCTATGTCCCCACCGGCGGCGGCCTCCAGGTCGGCGGCGACTGGTACGACGTGATCCCGCTGCCGAGCGGCCGCTTCGCCCTGGTCATCGGGGACGTCCAAGGCCACGACGTGCGCGCCGCCGGGCTGATGGGCCAGCTCCGTATCGCCCTGCGTGCGTACGCCTCCGAGGGCCACCGGCCCGACGCGGTCCTCTCCCGGGCCTCACGGTTTCTGTGCGGGATCACGGACTCGGTGACGTACGGCTCCACCGGCGAGAGCGGCGGCAACACCTCGGACCCGCGCTTCGCGACCTGCCTGTACGTCGAGGTGGACCCGGCGACCGGCATCCTGGACTTCGCCCGCGCGGGCCACCCGGACCCCGCGATACGCATGGCGGACGGGACGGTGCTGATACGGCCCACGGCGGGCGGACTGCCGCTCGGCATCGACCCGGACGCCGACTACCCCACGACCCGGCTCGCCCTGGAACCCGGCGAGACCATGCTGCTCTGCACCGACGGGCTGATCGAGACCGGCGGCCACGACCTCGACACCGGATGGCGCCGTATCCGCCACATCCTGGAGTCCCACGACGGCGACATGGAGGAGCTCGCCGACGCGCTGGTCCAGGGCGTGCACGGGCCCTCCTCGCACCACACCCCGGGGCCGCTGGCCGACCGGCGCGAGGACGACATCGCCGTGCTGCTGCTGAGCCGGCAGGGCAAGGAGGACGGCGACACGGTCGAGGCCCTGCTCTCCCCCTCGGTGCGACGCACCGCGCTGACCGTGGCGCAGGCCGAGCCCGAGCGGATCTCGGGGGCCCGCCGGCAGCTGCACGAGATGCTGCACGACTGGGCCTCCGACGACCAGCGCGACTCGGCGGTCCTCCTCGTCTCCGAGATGCTGACCAACGTCCTCGTCCACACCGACGCCGACGCGCTGCTCGTCGCCGAGGTGACCGGCGGTGCGGGCGACCGCCGGATGCGGGTCGAGGTCACGGACGCCAGCGACGACCTGCCGCACCGCCGCCACCCGGGCGAACTGGCGTCCTCCGGGCGCGGGCTGATGCTCGTGGAATTCCTCGCCGACGCCTGGGGCGTCGACCCACGGGGCGAGGGCAAGAGCATCTGGTTCGAGTTCTACGAGGCGTCCGGTGGAGACGAGGCGTCCGGTGGGGACGGGGAGGCCGGTGGAGACGGGGAGGCCGACTCGTAG
- the aspS gene encoding aspartate--tRNA ligase, with amino-acid sequence MHRYRSHTCGELRASDVGSDVRLSGWLHNRRDLGGILFIDLRDHYGITQLVARPGTPAYEALDKVSKESTVRVDGKVVSRGAENVNPDLPTGEIEVEVSEVELLGAAAPLPFTINAEDGVNEERRLEYRFLDLRRERMHRNILLRTAVISAIRHKMTALGFNEMATPILSATSPEGARDFVVPSRLNPGKFYALPQAPQQFKQLLMISGFDRYFQIAPCFRDEDARADRSPGEFYQLDVEMSFVEQEDVFQPIEKLMTELFEEFGGGRHVTSPFPRIPFREAMLKYGSDKPDLRAQLELVDITDIFEGSEFKAFAGKHVRALPVPDVAGQTRKFFDGLGDYAVEQGAKGLAWVRVGEDGSLTGPIAKFLTEDNVAELTKRLSLAPGHAVFFGAGEFDEVSKIMGAVRVEAAKRSGNFEENVFRFCWIVDFPMYEKDEDTGKIDFSHNPFSMPQGGLEALESQDPLDILGWQYDIVCNGVELSSGAIRNHEPEIMLKAFEIAGYDRDTVEEQFAGMLRAFRFGAPPHGGIAPGVDRIVMLLADEPNIRETIAFPLNGNAQDLMMGAPTELDETRLRELHLSVRKPQPK; translated from the coding sequence ATGCATCGGTACAGGTCCCACACCTGCGGCGAGCTCCGCGCCTCTGACGTCGGCAGCGACGTCCGGCTGAGCGGCTGGCTGCACAATCGCCGAGACCTGGGCGGCATCCTCTTCATCGATCTGCGCGATCACTACGGCATCACGCAGCTCGTCGCCCGCCCCGGCACGCCCGCCTACGAGGCCCTCGACAAGGTCTCCAAGGAGTCGACGGTCCGCGTCGACGGCAAGGTCGTCTCGCGTGGCGCGGAGAACGTCAACCCGGACCTGCCCACCGGTGAGATCGAGGTCGAGGTGAGCGAGGTCGAGCTGCTCGGCGCCGCCGCCCCGCTACCGTTCACGATCAACGCCGAGGACGGCGTCAACGAGGAGCGGCGCCTGGAGTACCGCTTCCTCGACCTGCGCCGCGAGCGCATGCACCGCAACATCCTGCTGCGTACGGCCGTGATCTCCGCGATCCGTCACAAGATGACGGCGCTGGGCTTCAACGAGATGGCGACCCCGATCCTCAGCGCCACCTCCCCCGAGGGCGCGCGCGACTTCGTGGTCCCCTCCCGTCTGAACCCGGGCAAGTTCTACGCCCTGCCGCAGGCGCCGCAGCAGTTCAAGCAGCTGCTGATGATCTCCGGCTTCGACCGCTACTTCCAGATCGCGCCCTGCTTCCGCGACGAGGACGCGCGCGCGGACCGCTCGCCGGGCGAGTTCTACCAGCTCGACGTGGAGATGTCCTTCGTCGAGCAGGAGGACGTCTTCCAGCCCATCGAGAAGCTGATGACGGAGCTGTTCGAGGAGTTCGGCGGTGGCCGTCATGTCACCTCGCCCTTCCCGCGCATCCCGTTCCGCGAGGCGATGCTGAAGTACGGCTCCGACAAGCCGGACCTGCGCGCCCAGCTGGAGCTGGTCGACATCACCGACATCTTCGAGGGCTCGGAGTTCAAGGCCTTCGCCGGCAAGCACGTACGCGCCCTGCCGGTGCCGGACGTCGCCGGTCAGACCCGGAAGTTCTTCGACGGCCTCGGCGACTACGCGGTCGAGCAGGGCGCGAAGGGCCTGGCCTGGGTCCGGGTGGGTGAGGACGGCTCGCTGACGGGCCCGATCGCCAAGTTCCTCACCGAGGACAACGTCGCCGAGCTGACCAAGCGCCTCTCCCTGGCCCCCGGCCACGCGGTGTTCTTCGGCGCGGGCGAGTTCGACGAGGTCTCGAAGATCATGGGCGCGGTGCGGGTCGAGGCCGCGAAGCGCTCGGGCAACTTCGAGGAGAACGTCTTCCGGTTCTGCTGGATCGTCGACTTCCCGATGTACGAGAAGGACGAGGACACCGGGAAGATCGACTTCTCGCACAACCCGTTCTCGATGCCGCAGGGCGGCCTGGAGGCCCTGGAGTCCCAGGACCCGCTGGACATCCTGGGCTGGCAGTACGACATCGTCTGCAACGGCGTCGAGCTGTCCTCCGGCGCGATCCGCAACCACGAGCCCGAGATCATGCTCAAGGCCTTCGAGATCGCGGGCTACGACCGTGACACCGTCGAGGAGCAGTTCGCCGGCATGCTGCGCGCCTTCCGCTTCGGCGCCCCGCCGCACGGCGGGATCGCCCCGGGCGTCGACCGCATCGTCATGCTCCTCGCGGACGAGCCGAACATCCGCGAGACGATCGCGTTCCCGCTCAACGGCAACGCGCAGGACCTGATGATGGGCGCGCCGACGGAGCTGGACGAGACGCGACTGCGCGAGCTGCACCTGTCGGTGCGGAAGCCGCAGCCGAAGTAG
- a CDS encoding intradiol ring-cleavage dioxygenase translates to MTDSQVPENRGKLARRTVLMASGAAVTAVGVGGALSVNASAEEAAPKTHASAETCYTLTSELVEGPYYIDADKIRRDITEDQEGIPLTLELKVIDADTCKPLRNAAVDIWHCSATGVYSGYESSGNGGGGPAPTGPPPSGTPTGEPPTGGPGGGGGGHQEPTDDDRFLRGTWHTDRHGHVTFKTIFPGWYQGRAVHIHTKVHVDGTWTDAGYEGGHTCHTGQFFFDEKSVLASAEVAPYSTNTSTRTTLTEDTIYPQNGHTGGLLYLKYDKRNIAKGVRAHLTMGVAPDETHDSSDTQPSPSVSPSAS, encoded by the coding sequence ATGACGGATTCTCAAGTACCCGAAAACAGAGGGAAATTGGCTCGCCGTACGGTCCTGATGGCGAGTGGTGCGGCGGTGACCGCGGTGGGGGTCGGCGGCGCGCTGTCGGTGAACGCCTCGGCGGAGGAGGCCGCCCCGAAGACGCACGCTTCGGCGGAAACGTGCTACACGCTCACTTCGGAGCTCGTCGAGGGCCCGTACTACATAGACGCCGACAAGATCCGCCGGGACATCACCGAGGACCAGGAGGGCATCCCGCTCACCCTCGAACTCAAGGTGATCGACGCGGACACCTGCAAGCCGCTCAGGAACGCGGCCGTGGACATCTGGCACTGCAGCGCGACGGGCGTCTACTCGGGCTACGAGTCGAGCGGCAACGGCGGCGGTGGCCCGGCCCCGACGGGCCCGCCGCCCTCCGGCACCCCCACCGGCGAGCCTCCGACCGGCGGCCCGGGCGGTGGCGGCGGGGGCCACCAGGAGCCGACCGACGACGACCGCTTCCTGCGCGGCACCTGGCACACGGACCGGCACGGCCATGTCACCTTCAAGACGATCTTCCCGGGCTGGTACCAGGGCCGCGCCGTCCACATCCACACGAAGGTGCACGTGGACGGCACCTGGACCGACGCGGGTTACGAGGGCGGGCACACCTGCCACACGGGCCAGTTCTTCTTCGACGAGAAGTCGGTGCTGGCGTCGGCGGAGGTCGCCCCGTACTCCACCAACACCAGCACGCGCACCACGCTCACCGAGGACACGATCTACCCCCAGAACGGCCACACGGGCGGCCTCCTGTACCTGAAGTACGACAAGAGGAACATCGCGAAGGGGGTTCGCGCCCATTTGACGATGGGCGTGGCCCCGGACGAGACGCACGACAGCTCGGACACGCAGCCGAGCCCGTCGGTGTCGCCCTCGGCGAGCTGA
- a CDS encoding alpha/beta fold hydrolase translates to MSTYLLVHGAWHSGECWERVVPLLASAGHRVSAPSLTGYGDKSHLLGPEVGLDTHVDDVVDLIVEEDLTEVVLVGHSYAGLVISSVANRVPDRIARLVYLDAMVPEDGESAADVLPVTQSLIDLAVRSDSGWRVPPLPEMPPPSGLFGVTDPADVAWLRTMLSDQPVRCLQQPVRLDNPAVNTIPRTHIHCTVGKPEGFARRPVPATQPNGTPAQVWELATGHDCMVTMPVELTELLLKLG, encoded by the coding sequence ATGTCAACGTATCTGCTGGTACACGGTGCCTGGCACAGCGGAGAGTGCTGGGAGCGGGTGGTCCCGTTGCTGGCGTCGGCCGGGCATCGGGTGAGCGCGCCGTCCCTGACCGGCTACGGCGACAAGTCGCATCTGCTCGGCCCCGAGGTAGGGCTCGACACACACGTCGACGACGTCGTCGATCTGATCGTCGAGGAAGACCTCACCGAGGTGGTCCTCGTGGGACACAGTTACGCCGGGCTGGTCATCTCGTCCGTGGCCAACCGGGTCCCGGACCGGATCGCGCGGTTGGTCTACCTCGACGCGATGGTCCCCGAGGACGGCGAGAGCGCGGCCGACGTCCTCCCCGTCACCCAGTCCCTGATCGACCTCGCCGTGCGGTCCGACAGCGGCTGGCGGGTCCCGCCGCTGCCCGAGATGCCGCCGCCCTCGGGTCTGTTCGGGGTCACCGACCCGGCGGATGTCGCCTGGCTGCGCACGATGCTGTCCGATCAGCCGGTGCGCTGCCTCCAACAACCGGTCCGGCTGGACAACCCGGCCGTGAACACGATCCCGCGGACGCACATCCACTGCACGGTGGGCAAGCCGGAGGGCTTCGCCCGGCGGCCCGTCCCCGCGACACAGCCCAACGGCACCCCGGCGCAGGTGTGGGAACTGGCGACCGGCCACGACTGCATGGTCACCATGCCGGTCGAACTCACCGAACTGCTGCTCAAGCTCGGCTGA
- a CDS encoding helix-turn-helix domain-containing protein, with amino-acid sequence MTDAPNLLGAYVRARRELVTPEQVGIPVSGVRRVPGLRREEVAMLAGISADYYLRLEQGRDRNPSVQVLESLARVLRLDDAATAYLLRLGADKPRRHRRRRRRETVPAGIAKLVATLPLPALVEGRYFDVLAANALATAVSPRLVAGANRLRALFLDPAEQALHPDWESAAGGMVAGFRESVGTDTDDPRCIELVGELCLASPRFSRLWARHDVEACEGAPKHIDHPQVGDLRLNRERLGIDGTAGQTLVIYHPDPGTDSAEKLLLLASTLQTPAVS; translated from the coding sequence ATGACCGACGCACCCAACCTGTTGGGCGCATACGTGCGCGCCCGCCGTGAGCTCGTCACTCCCGAACAGGTCGGTATCCCCGTTTCGGGGGTACGGCGGGTGCCGGGTCTGCGCAGGGAAGAGGTCGCGATGCTCGCCGGTATCAGCGCCGACTACTACCTGCGCCTGGAGCAGGGCCGCGACCGCAACCCCTCCGTGCAGGTCCTCGAGTCCCTCGCCCGCGTGCTGCGCCTGGACGACGCCGCGACGGCGTATCTGCTGCGCCTCGGCGCCGACAAACCCCGACGGCACCGACGCCGACGCCGGAGGGAGACCGTTCCCGCGGGCATCGCCAAGCTCGTCGCCACGCTCCCGCTGCCCGCACTGGTCGAGGGCCGCTACTTCGACGTCCTCGCCGCCAACGCCCTGGCGACCGCCGTGTCACCGCGCCTCGTGGCGGGAGCCAACCGGCTGCGGGCCCTGTTCCTCGACCCTGCCGAGCAGGCCCTCCACCCGGACTGGGAGAGCGCGGCCGGGGGCATGGTCGCCGGCTTCCGCGAGTCCGTGGGCACGGACACCGACGATCCGAGATGCATCGAGCTCGTCGGCGAACTCTGCCTCGCCAGCCCGCGCTTCAGCCGGCTCTGGGCCCGCCACGACGTGGAGGCGTGCGAAGGCGCACCCAAGCACATCGACCACCCCCAGGTCGGCGACCTGCGACTGAACCGGGAGCGGCTCGGCATCGACGGAACGGCAGGCCAGACGCTCGTCATCTACCACCCGGACCCCGGCACCGACAGCGCCGAAAAGCTCCTGCTCCTCGCCTCCACCCTGCAGACACCGGCCGTCTCCTGA
- a CDS encoding pectate lyase family protein, translating into MASPSHRRSLRKRRVVIVSAAAVTAAGLGAVAFVMNANAGTVDLAHQVLPAKDGWAASGSGTTGGSQADSSHVYTVSTRAQLVKALGKADNSTPKIIQVKGVIDANTDDSGKKLTCADYSAGTGYALAAYLKAYDPATYGTSKLPSGTQEKARDAAQQKQAKNIVFKVPANTTIVGVPGTKAGITGGSLQVQSVDNVIIRNLTFSATEDCFPQWDPTDGDSGNWNSAYDAVTLRGATHVWADHNTFTDASHFDSANPKYYGREYQIHDGDLDITKGSDLVTVERNQFTNHDKTMLIGSSDTDSVGKLRVSIHHNVWKGIVQRAPLTRIGQVHIYNNYFDTTTVNGYAPLYSINSRAKAQVVAEDNYWKVPTGGKISKLLSGDGTGSIAGGGNLVNGTSTDLVAAYNAANSKKLKTTVNWTPTLNAGIQSSAKNLPTELATTTGAVLTD; encoded by the coding sequence GTGGCATCCCCCTCGCACCGCAGGTCCCTCCGCAAGCGTCGCGTCGTCATCGTTTCCGCCGCCGCCGTCACGGCCGCGGGCCTCGGCGCCGTCGCGTTCGTGATGAACGCGAACGCGGGTACGGTCGACCTCGCGCACCAGGTGCTGCCCGCCAAGGACGGCTGGGCGGCATCCGGATCCGGGACGACCGGCGGCTCGCAGGCCGACTCCTCGCACGTCTACACCGTCAGCACCCGCGCCCAGCTCGTGAAGGCACTGGGCAAGGCCGACAACTCCACGCCGAAGATCATTCAGGTCAAGGGCGTCATCGACGCCAACACCGACGACTCGGGCAAGAAGCTGACCTGCGCCGACTACTCCGCCGGTACGGGGTATGCGCTGGCCGCCTATCTGAAGGCCTACGACCCGGCCACGTACGGCACCTCCAAGCTGCCCTCCGGCACGCAGGAGAAGGCCCGCGACGCCGCGCAGCAGAAGCAGGCGAAGAACATCGTCTTCAAGGTGCCCGCCAACACCACCATCGTGGGCGTGCCGGGCACCAAGGCCGGGATCACCGGTGGCAGTCTGCAGGTGCAGAGCGTCGACAACGTCATCATCCGTAATCTGACCTTCTCCGCCACCGAGGACTGCTTCCCGCAGTGGGACCCGACCGACGGCGACAGCGGCAACTGGAACTCCGCGTACGACGCCGTCACCCTGCGCGGGGCGACGCACGTGTGGGCCGACCACAACACCTTCACCGACGCGTCGCACTTCGACAGCGCCAACCCGAAGTACTACGGCCGCGAGTACCAGATCCACGACGGTGACCTCGACATCACCAAGGGCTCGGACCTGGTGACCGTCGAGCGCAACCAGTTCACCAACCACGACAAGACGATGCTGATCGGCAGCAGCGACACCGACAGCGTCGGCAAGCTGCGCGTCTCCATCCACCACAACGTGTGGAAGGGGATCGTTCAGAGGGCTCCCCTGACCCGGATCGGGCAGGTGCACATCTACAACAACTACTTCGACACCACGACCGTCAACGGGTACGCGCCCCTCTACAGCATCAACTCCCGTGCCAAGGCCCAGGTCGTCGCCGAGGACAACTACTGGAAGGTCCCGACGGGCGGGAAGATCTCCAAGCTGCTCAGCGGCGACGGGACCGGCTCGATCGCCGGCGGCGGCAACCTCGTCAACGGCACCTCGACCGACCTCGTCGCCGCGTACAACGCCGCGAACTCGAAGAAGCTGAAGACGACGGTGAACTGGACGCCGACCCTGAACGCCGGGATCCAGTCCTCCGCGAAGAACCTGCCCACCGAGCTGGCCACCACCACCGGTGCGGTTCTGACCGACTAG